A stretch of the Kroppenstedtia eburnea genome encodes the following:
- a CDS encoding cyclophilin-like fold protein — MKKIRLHVNQHHLHGILYDTPAGRAIWENLPVTAKGNTWGEEIYFSIDADVKMEKGTEIVEEGDLCYWPPGSAFCIFYGQTPASLEGEIRPASAVEVVGKITDDVEVLKQVNGLPKVMVARE, encoded by the coding sequence ATGAAAAAGATCCGGCTGCATGTCAACCAGCATCATCTCCATGGGATCCTGTACGATACCCCGGCGGGACGGGCGATCTGGGAAAACCTTCCGGTTACAGCCAAGGGGAATACATGGGGAGAGGAGATCTACTTTTCCATCGATGCGGATGTGAAGATGGAAAAGGGGACGGAGATCGTCGAGGAAGGGGATTTGTGTTACTGGCCCCCGGGGTCGGCCTTTTGTATTTTTTACGGCCAGACACCGGCAAGCCTGGAGGGAGAAATCCGGCCGGCAAGTGCCGTGGAAGTGGTGGGGAAAATTACGGATGATGTTGAGGTGTTGAAACAGGTGAACGGCTTGCCGAAAGTGATGGTTGCAAGAGAGTGA
- a CDS encoding 2-hydroxy-3-oxopropionate reductase gives MRVGFIGLGIMGKPMARNLIRAGYKLVVHNRTVSKADELVREGAEAAENPRRVAEKSDVVITMLPDSPDVKKVVEGVDGIFEGAREGSLLIDMSTISPVVSRELSRKARERNLGMLDAPVSGGEPGAEEGTLSIMVGGPVQDFDRARPLFKVLGRTITHVGEAGAGQVVKACNQIVVASVIGAVSEALVLGAKAGVNPELIIDTLSGRLAGNKVMEVRRSNFLEHDFKPGFKLDLHHKDLGIALAAGRKYGVSLPLTSVADQLQGALVAKGRGKEDHIAMLTLIEEMARYRIDDWAGQSREQTMAGE, from the coding sequence ATGAGAGTGGGGTTTATCGGACTCGGGATCATGGGAAAGCCGATGGCTCGCAACCTGATCCGGGCGGGGTATAAGCTGGTGGTCCATAACCGGACGGTGAGCAAAGCGGATGAGCTGGTCCGGGAAGGGGCGGAAGCGGCGGAAAATCCGCGGAGGGTGGCAGAAAAGTCCGATGTGGTGATCACAATGCTCCCCGACTCGCCCGATGTAAAGAAAGTTGTCGAAGGAGTGGACGGGATCTTCGAGGGGGCCAGGGAAGGTTCTCTGCTCATCGATATGAGCACCATCTCCCCGGTTGTCTCACGTGAACTGTCGCGGAAAGCCCGGGAACGCAATCTGGGGATGCTCGACGCTCCGGTCAGCGGCGGGGAGCCCGGTGCCGAAGAGGGGACGCTGTCCATTATGGTGGGGGGGCCTGTACAGGATTTCGACAGAGCCAGGCCTCTGTTCAAGGTTCTGGGCAGAACGATTACACATGTGGGTGAAGCCGGAGCCGGTCAAGTGGTGAAGGCATGCAACCAGATTGTGGTCGCCTCGGTGATCGGAGCTGTGTCAGAGGCGCTTGTATTGGGAGCCAAGGCAGGGGTGAACCCTGAGTTGATCATCGATACCTTATCCGGTAGACTGGCCGGGAACAAAGTGATGGAGGTGCGCAGATCCAACTTTCTCGAACATGATTTCAAGCCTGGTTTCAAGCTGGATCTCCACCACAAAGATCTGGGGATCGCCCTTGCGGCGGGGAGGAAGTACGGAGTGTCTTTGCCGCTGACTTCCGTTGCCGATCAGCTGCAGGGAGCCCTTGTGGCCAAGGGAAGGGGGAAGGAGGACCATATAGCGATGCTCACATTGATCGAGGAGATGGCCCGGTACAGGATTGATGATTGGGCGGGGCAATCCCGGGAGCAAACCATGGCCGGGGAGTGA